The following coding sequences lie in one Bacteroides helcogenes P 36-108 genomic window:
- a CDS encoding metallophosphoesterase, translating into MHRITLIFILFLVIPDIYIYLVHIVRKTKNIFLRSLYWLPTLLLASGYVYYMLLTGDNALADHTTSIGRLAIAIMLLVLPKTVFMLCSSTGVVTHLVLRRCPRSPFTAIGLIFAVISFFNILYGTMIGITRFETKEVEFHSAVLPKGFDGYRIVQISDIHLGSWQSNPEAIRELVDSVNAQKADLIVFTGDLVNQQSHEIDGFQKILSQLHAPDGIYSILGNHDYGDYYHWPSPEAKAQDLTYLKEQQKAMGWRLLNNEHDILHHEGDSIALIGVENDGEPPFSQHANLSQAIQGTTGMFQILLSHNPTHWRREVLPQSSIQLMLAGHTHAMQGILFGHSLAELIYPEWRGMYYEGKRALYVNIGIGYVGLPFRFGAWPEITVLTLRQ; encoded by the coding sequence ATGCACCGAATAACTCTCATCTTTATCCTATTCCTTGTTATCCCCGACATATACATATATCTTGTACATATTGTACGGAAAACCAAGAATATATTTCTACGCAGCCTATATTGGCTCCCTACCCTGCTATTAGCATCGGGATATGTTTATTATATGCTTCTGACAGGTGATAATGCTCTGGCAGACCATACGACAAGCATCGGCAGGCTGGCTATTGCAATCATGCTGCTTGTCCTCCCCAAAACAGTATTCATGCTTTGCTCTTCGACCGGAGTAGTGACACACCTTGTTCTGCGCCGTTGTCCCCGTAGCCCGTTTACGGCAATCGGCCTGATATTTGCCGTTATCAGTTTCTTCAACATCCTTTATGGTACAATGATCGGAATCACCAGATTCGAAACAAAAGAAGTAGAATTCCACTCTGCCGTATTACCCAAAGGATTTGACGGCTATCGCATCGTACAGATTTCGGATATACACCTTGGCAGTTGGCAAAGTAATCCCGAAGCCATCAGAGAGTTAGTAGATTCTGTCAATGCACAGAAGGCCGACCTTATCGTCTTCACCGGTGACCTTGTAAACCAACAAAGTCATGAGATAGACGGCTTCCAGAAAATATTGTCACAGCTACATGCTCCCGACGGGATCTACTCCATTCTCGGCAATCATGATTACGGTGACTATTACCACTGGCCTTCGCCCGAAGCAAAAGCCCAAGACCTGACTTACCTAAAGGAACAACAGAAAGCAATGGGATGGAGACTATTGAACAATGAGCATGACATCCTTCATCATGAAGGAGACAGTATAGCTCTTATCGGAGTGGAGAACGACGGTGAACCTCCATTTTCCCAACACGCCAATCTGTCACAAGCCATACAGGGGACAACCGGTATGTTTCAAATTCTTCTCAGCCACAACCCTACCCACTGGCGACGCGAAGTGTTGCCGCAATCGAGCATCCAACTGATGCTTGCAGGCCATACCCATGCCATGCAGGGTATTCTGTTCGGACATTCGCTTGCCGAACTTATCTATCCCGAATGGCGAGGAATGTACTACGAAGGAAAACGTGCATTATATGTAAATATCGGTATCGGCTATGTCGGTCTGCCATTTCGTTTCGGGGCATGGCCGGAAATTACAGTGCTGACTTTGAGGCAATAA
- a CDS encoding RNA polymerase sigma factor translates to MENAEQEFVSVIREYERVIYKVCYLYTTPNATLSDLYQEVVLNLWKAFPKFRRECKISTWIYRIALNTCISFIRKEKNIPEIVTLTQEADRTEEADETQAMLRQLYKMINRLGQLEKSIILLYLEEKSYEEISEITGLTITNVATKLSRIKDKLKKMNKEE, encoded by the coding sequence ATGGAGAATGCAGAACAAGAGTTCGTGTCCGTGATACGAGAGTATGAGCGCGTGATATACAAAGTGTGCTATCTGTACACTACGCCTAATGCCACCCTCAGCGATCTATATCAGGAAGTTGTACTCAACCTATGGAAAGCATTCCCCAAGTTCCGGCGAGAGTGCAAAATATCAACGTGGATTTACCGCATCGCACTGAATACGTGTATCAGCTTTATCCGAAAGGAAAAGAACATTCCCGAAATAGTCACTCTTACCCAAGAGGCAGACCGGACAGAAGAAGCAGATGAGACACAAGCCATGCTACGGCAACTCTATAAGATGATTAACCGGCTGGGGCAATTGGAAAAATCCATCATCCTGCTCTATTTAGAAGAAAAAAGCTACGAAGAAATTTCTGAGATTACGGGACTGACAATAACTAATGTAGCCACAAAACTCAGCCGCATCAAGGACAAACTAAAAAAAATGAATAAGGAGGAATAA
- a CDS encoding vitamin B12 dependent-methionine synthase activation domain-containing protein — MINHSQSSVLRYSVHEVASYINWIYFFHAWGFQPRFAAIADIHGCDACRAMWLYSFPEEERAKAAEAMQLFKEANRMLDQLDKDTNIRCVFKLCNANGDGDNLIIEGTTFPLLRQQTPNPDGSPFLCLSDFVRPLSSGISDVVGLFASSIGAEAEEYYRDDPYKHLLVQTLNDRLAEAATEKMHEYVRKEAWGYAPEESLSIPDLLVEKYQGIRPAVGYPSLPDQSVNFLLDELLDMRQIGITLTENGAMHPHASVCGLMLAHPASRYFAVGRIGEDQVEDYARRRGMSVNKMRKFLAANLPK, encoded by the coding sequence ATGATTAATCATTCCCAATCATCGGTTCTCCGCTATTCCGTTCATGAAGTAGCCTCATATATCAACTGGATTTATTTTTTCCACGCATGGGGATTCCAGCCACGTTTCGCGGCAATAGCCGATATTCATGGTTGCGACGCCTGCCGTGCCATGTGGCTGTATTCCTTTCCTGAAGAAGAACGTGCCAAAGCGGCAGAAGCCATGCAACTGTTCAAAGAAGCGAACAGAATGCTCGACCAACTGGACAAGGACACCAATATCCGCTGCGTATTCAAGCTCTGCAATGCAAATGGAGATGGAGACAACCTCATCATAGAGGGAACCACTTTTCCATTGCTTCGCCAGCAGACCCCTAATCCCGATGGAAGCCCTTTCCTCTGCCTGAGTGACTTTGTACGGCCACTGTCTTCGGGAATCTCTGATGTTGTAGGACTGTTTGCTTCCTCTATCGGTGCAGAAGCCGAAGAATATTACCGCGACGATCCTTACAAACACCTGCTTGTGCAAACACTGAATGACCGTCTTGCCGAAGCCGCAACGGAGAAAATGCATGAATATGTCCGCAAGGAAGCCTGGGGATATGCTCCTGAAGAATCATTATCCATACCTGATTTATTGGTAGAAAAATATCAGGGCATCCGCCCGGCCGTCGGTTATCCGTCTCTGCCCGACCAATCCGTCAATTTCCTACTGGACGAACTGCTGGATATGCGGCAAATCGGAATCACTTTGACAGAAAACGGAGCCATGCATCCTCATGCTTCTGTATGCGGGTTGATGTTAGCACACCCCGCATCCCGCTACTTTGCAGTGGGAAGGATTGGAGAAGACCAAGTGGAAGACTATGCCCGCCGCCGTGGAATGAGCGTCAACAAAATGAGAAAATTCCTGGCCGCAAACCTTCCCAAATAA
- a CDS encoding alpha-1,3-galactosidase-related protein: MRMYLFALLFLLALTTFRAEAKVRVYDMAQYGLKADSKKNASPVVRKVIDRIKAECAPEDSIVLRFSAGRYLFHEAGSTLREYYISNHDQINPKKVGLALEGLAHFTLDGQGAEFIFYGRMLPLSLLNSENCTLQNFSIDFAQPHIAQIKVVENSPENGLTFEVAPWVNYRITKDSLFETYGEGWAARQNIGIAFEEDTKRLVYNTSDLYYSTKGVTQKEGRLLNAPLWKDKRLIPGTVIAMRTWLRPAPGIFLSQNVNSSLKNVKVHYAEGMGLLAQLCENITLDGFGVCLKGENDPRYFTTQADATHFSGCKGKIISKNGLYEGMMDDAINVHGTYLKVVRRVDDHTLIGRYMHDQSWGFAWGNVGDRVQFVRSATMDLVGAENSIASISPHGTADNHGAREFLITFRDAVDEAVGEQMGFGIENLTWTPEVEFSHNIVRNNRARGSLFSTPQDVLVEDNVFDHTSGTAILLCGDCNGWYETGACRNVVIRKNHFINALTNMFQFTNAVISIYPEIPDLKGQQKYFHGGAEAGIVIEDNVFDTFDAPILYAKSVDGLVFRRNVIRKNTDYKPFHWNQNRFLFERVNNVKIEE; encoded by the coding sequence ATGAGAATGTACCTGTTTGCGCTTCTCTTTCTGTTGGCTCTGACTACATTCCGTGCAGAGGCGAAAGTTCGAGTTTATGACATGGCTCAGTATGGGCTGAAAGCGGATAGCAAAAAGAATGCAAGTCCGGTGGTACGCAAGGTTATTGATCGTATCAAAGCTGAATGTGCACCGGAAGACAGTATTGTGCTGCGCTTTTCTGCCGGACGTTATCTGTTTCATGAGGCGGGCAGTACTCTTCGTGAGTATTATATTTCTAATCATGATCAGATTAATCCGAAAAAGGTGGGATTGGCATTGGAGGGATTGGCTCATTTTACTTTGGACGGGCAAGGGGCAGAATTCATCTTTTATGGCCGGATGCTTCCCTTGTCCCTGTTGAATTCAGAGAATTGTACTTTGCAAAACTTCAGCATTGATTTTGCACAGCCTCATATTGCCCAGATAAAGGTTGTGGAGAACAGCCCTGAGAATGGTCTGACTTTTGAAGTGGCTCCCTGGGTTAATTATCGGATAACCAAGGATTCTCTTTTTGAAACTTATGGTGAAGGATGGGCAGCCCGCCAAAATATAGGTATTGCTTTTGAAGAAGATACAAAGCGATTGGTGTACAACACAAGTGATTTGTATTATTCTACCAAAGGAGTGACACAAAAGGAGGGAAGGTTGCTGAATGCTCCTTTGTGGAAGGACAAACGTCTCATTCCAGGTACAGTGATTGCCATGCGTACTTGGCTTCGTCCGGCGCCGGGCATCTTCCTTTCACAGAACGTAAATTCCTCTTTGAAGAATGTGAAAGTGCACTATGCTGAAGGAATGGGGCTGTTGGCCCAACTATGCGAGAACATTACTTTGGACGGCTTCGGCGTATGCCTGAAAGGAGAGAATGATCCTCGTTACTTCACCACTCAAGCGGATGCCACTCACTTTTCCGGATGTAAAGGGAAGATTATCTCTAAGAACGGGCTTTATGAAGGTATGATGGATGATGCCATCAATGTTCATGGAACCTATCTGAAAGTGGTCAGAAGGGTAGATGATCACACCTTGATAGGGCGCTATATGCATGACCAGTCATGGGGCTTTGCTTGGGGCAATGTCGGTGATCGGGTGCAGTTTGTCCGTTCGGCAACTATGGACTTGGTAGGTGCGGAAAACAGCATTGCTTCTATTTCTCCGCATGGCACTGCGGACAATCATGGCGCCAGAGAGTTCCTTATTACATTCAGGGATGCGGTAGATGAGGCTGTCGGCGAACAAATGGGCTTCGGCATTGAGAATCTGACTTGGACACCGGAAGTGGAATTCTCGCATAATATTGTTCGCAACAATCGTGCACGGGGTTCTTTGTTCAGTACGCCACAGGATGTATTGGTGGAAGATAATGTTTTCGACCACACATCGGGTACGGCTATTCTATTGTGCGGTGACTGCAACGGTTGGTATGAAACGGGGGCTTGCAGGAATGTTGTTATACGCAAGAATCACTTCATCAATGCGTTGACAAACATGTTCCAGTTTACTAATGCCGTGATTTCCATCTATCCAGAGATTCCTGATTTGAAAGGGCAACAAAAGTATTTTCATGGTGGAGCCGAAGCGGGCATCGTGATAGAAGACAATGTTTTTGATACTTTTGACGCACCCATTCTGTATGCCAAATCAGTTGACGGCTTAGTGTTCCGCCGGAATGTCATCCGTAAGAATACCGACTATAAACCTTTTCATTGGAACCAAAATCGTTTCCTGTTTGAACGGGTGAATAATGTGAAGATAGAAGAATAG